The following proteins are co-located in the Streptomyces sp. DT2A-34 genome:
- a CDS encoding ABC transporter ATP-binding protein: MPSDALLSVHDLRIAFDGVEAVRGLTFDVRPREVLALVGESGAGKSLTARALLGMLPRGATTSGTIEPDLAPHRGRRICLVPQDALSALSPVHPVGDQLAAAVRSVARVSRKEARARAVAALDRVGIPDAARKARAYPHEYSGGMRQRAVIAMATINEPDIVVADEPTTALDEEHRDQVLRVLAEQREAVGAALVLVTHDMDVVRDRADRVLVMYAGRLTELGRAGEVLDRPRAPYTAGLLASLPQHAPPGRRLPALRGTPPAPGALPPGCAFAPRCPLATDACRAREPEPQEVEGRLVACHHWAELPHPATELFQGQGEERQPA; this comes from the coding sequence TTGCCGTCTGACGCACTGCTGTCGGTACACGACCTGCGCATCGCCTTCGACGGAGTCGAGGCCGTACGCGGTCTGACCTTCGACGTCCGCCCGCGCGAAGTCCTCGCCCTCGTAGGCGAATCGGGCGCCGGCAAGTCCCTCACCGCCCGGGCGCTGCTCGGCATGCTGCCCCGGGGCGCGACGACGAGCGGGACGATCGAGCCGGACCTCGCGCCCCACCGCGGCCGCCGCATCTGCCTCGTCCCGCAGGACGCCCTGTCCGCCCTGTCCCCCGTGCACCCGGTCGGCGACCAACTCGCCGCCGCCGTACGGTCGGTGGCCCGCGTCTCCCGCAAGGAGGCCCGGGCCCGGGCGGTCGCCGCGCTCGACCGGGTCGGCATCCCGGACGCCGCCCGCAAGGCACGGGCGTATCCGCACGAGTACTCCGGCGGCATGCGGCAGCGCGCCGTCATCGCCATGGCGACGATCAACGAACCCGACATCGTCGTCGCCGACGAGCCCACCACGGCCCTGGACGAGGAGCACCGCGACCAGGTGCTGCGGGTGCTCGCCGAGCAACGGGAGGCGGTGGGGGCCGCGCTCGTGCTCGTCACCCACGACATGGACGTCGTACGGGACCGCGCGGACCGCGTGCTGGTGATGTACGCCGGCCGCCTCACCGAACTGGGCCGGGCCGGCGAGGTACTGGACCGCCCCCGCGCCCCGTACACGGCGGGCCTGCTGGCCTCCCTCCCCCAGCACGCACCCCCGGGCCGCCGCCTGCCCGCCCTGCGCGGCACCCCGCCCGCCCCGGGCGCACTCCCGCCAGGCTGCGCCTTCGCCCCGCGCTGCCCGCTCGCGACAGACGCCTGCCGTGCGCGGGAACCGGAGCCGCAGGAGGTGGAAGGACGCCTGGTCGCCTGCCATCACTGGGCGGAACTCCCCCACCCCGCGACGGAGTTGTTCCAAGGACAGGGAGAGGAGCGGCAGCCCGCATGA
- a CDS encoding dipeptide/oligopeptide/nickel ABC transporter ATP-binding protein codes for MSDALLDVRHLTVRYGDVTAVDDVSFTLAAGETLAVNGPSGCGKSSTALAVLQLRRPDAGEVVFEGQELTTLTERELRPLRPRMQPVFQDPFGSLSPRHRIRDAVAEPLKVQGRWSATDGPARVAELLDRVGLDPSYGDRHPHELSGGQCQRAGIARALASEPHLLVLDEPVSALDPSVRAGVLNLLADLQDDLGLGYLFICHDRAVVRHFADRAIEMRDGRVISG; via the coding sequence ATGAGTGACGCCCTGCTCGACGTCCGCCACCTCACGGTCCGCTACGGCGACGTCACCGCGGTCGACGACGTCTCGTTCACCCTGGCCGCCGGCGAGACCCTCGCCGTCAACGGCCCCTCCGGCTGCGGCAAGTCCTCCACAGCCCTCGCGGTCCTCCAGCTGCGCCGCCCGGACGCCGGTGAAGTGGTCTTCGAGGGACAGGAGTTGACGACCCTCACCGAACGCGAGCTGCGCCCGCTGCGCCCCCGCATGCAGCCGGTCTTCCAGGACCCGTTCGGCTCCCTGAGCCCCCGCCACCGCATCCGCGACGCGGTGGCGGAACCACTGAAGGTGCAGGGCCGCTGGAGCGCCACCGACGGCCCCGCCCGGGTCGCCGAACTCCTCGACCGGGTCGGCCTCGATCCGTCGTACGGCGACCGCCACCCGCACGAACTCTCCGGCGGCCAGTGCCAACGCGCCGGAATCGCCCGCGCGTTGGCCTCCGAGCCACACCTGCTGGTCCTGGACGAGCCGGTGTCGGCCCTCGACCCCTCGGTGCGGGCCGGCGTGCTGAACCTGCTCGCCGACCTCCAGGACGACCTCGGCCTCGGCTACCTGTTCATCTGCCACGACCGGGCGGTCGTACGGCACTTCGCGGACCGGGCGATCGAGATGCGTGACGGGCGCGTCATTTCCGGGTAG
- a CDS encoding TetR/AcrR family transcriptional regulator, which translates to MGHREDLLEGAKRCLLAKGFVRTTARDIVKESGTNLASIGYHYGSKDALLAQAYVSLVEGLGDAFEGDGTAGITAEPGSIERFQEVWSNIIGTMREPGSVWRLSVEITAMGDQLPQVRDHLSHAQLEAGRGIIPLLMGGREEDVRDETVDTLGKFYLTLMTGLITQWTFDPETAPSAEQLTEGLRQVIEAATRK; encoded by the coding sequence ATGGGACACCGTGAGGATCTGCTGGAAGGCGCCAAGCGCTGCCTGCTGGCGAAGGGGTTCGTGCGGACGACCGCGCGCGACATCGTCAAGGAGTCGGGGACCAACCTGGCGTCGATCGGCTACCACTACGGGTCGAAGGACGCGCTGCTGGCGCAGGCGTACGTGTCGCTGGTCGAGGGGCTGGGCGACGCCTTCGAGGGCGACGGGACTGCCGGGATCACCGCCGAGCCGGGCTCGATCGAGCGGTTCCAGGAAGTGTGGTCGAACATCATCGGCACCATGCGGGAGCCCGGCTCGGTGTGGCGTCTCAGCGTGGAGATCACCGCCATGGGCGATCAGTTGCCCCAGGTGCGCGACCATCTCTCCCATGCCCAGCTGGAGGCCGGGCGCGGCATCATCCCGCTGCTCATGGGCGGGCGTGAGGAGGATGTCCGGGACGAGACCGTGGACACCCTCGGCAAGTTCTATCTGACCCTGATGACCGGACTCATCACCCAGTGGACCTTCGACCCCGAAACCGCGCCCAGCGCGGAGCAGCTCACCGAGGGCCTCCGCCAGGTGATCGAGGCCGCTACCCGGAAATGA
- a CDS encoding MFS transporter, translating into MTTDPASTTTPVPARAGRREWTALGVLMLPLLLVSMDVSVLYFAIPAISADLEPTGTQQLWIFDIYAFVLAGLLMTMGSLGDRIGHRRLLLIGATAFGAASLVGAYASSAETLIAARAVLGIGGATLLPSTMALLRTMFTDPGQRAKAIGMWSGVMTAGIALGSVMSGVLVEHFWWGSVFLVNLPAMALLLVLGPILLPEWRNPEPGRFDWLSVPLSMAAVLPVIYGVKEIPSEGWNVRYVVPITVGLLFAALFVHRQRTAAAPMISPALFRGRGFAPSVGLNLVCMFGVVGSTYFTTQYLQSVLGMGALEAALWALLPSVPIGAAAPIATQLVQKGVDRAHVVTAGFAIAASGFALLALAGTDSMGLVLTACGVLAVGGVTAMSQIMDLALGTAPVERAGTASSLMETGAEFGGALGMAVLGSIGTAIYRHEIPASAPDVAHETLGGALAVADQVPGLAAVAREAFTDGMRGAAIAGAVVLAGAAVLAAVTLRRVHVREPAKASEPDKVLA; encoded by the coding sequence ATGACAACCGACCCGGCGAGCACCACCACGCCTGTCCCCGCCCGCGCCGGCCGCCGAGAATGGACCGCCCTCGGCGTGCTGATGCTGCCGCTGCTGCTGGTCTCGATGGACGTCTCGGTCCTGTACTTCGCGATCCCGGCGATCAGCGCGGACCTGGAGCCGACCGGCACCCAGCAGCTGTGGATCTTCGACATCTACGCCTTCGTCCTGGCGGGCCTGCTGATGACGATGGGCTCGCTCGGCGACCGCATCGGCCACCGCCGCCTCCTGCTGATCGGCGCCACCGCCTTCGGCGCCGCCTCACTGGTGGGGGCGTACGCCAGCAGCGCCGAGACCCTGATCGCGGCCCGCGCGGTCCTCGGCATCGGCGGCGCGACCCTGTTGCCGTCGACGATGGCCCTGCTCCGCACGATGTTCACCGACCCGGGCCAGCGCGCGAAGGCGATCGGCATGTGGTCCGGCGTGATGACGGCCGGGATCGCGCTCGGCTCGGTGATGAGCGGGGTGCTGGTCGAGCACTTCTGGTGGGGCTCGGTCTTCCTGGTCAACCTGCCGGCGATGGCGCTGCTGCTGGTCCTCGGGCCGATCCTGCTCCCGGAGTGGAGGAACCCCGAGCCCGGCCGCTTCGACTGGCTGAGCGTTCCGCTGTCGATGGCGGCGGTGCTTCCCGTGATCTACGGCGTGAAGGAGATCCCGTCCGAGGGCTGGAACGTCCGCTACGTCGTCCCGATCACCGTAGGCCTGCTGTTCGCGGCCCTCTTCGTCCACCGTCAGCGCACGGCCGCGGCGCCGATGATCTCGCCGGCCCTGTTCCGCGGACGGGGCTTCGCCCCCTCGGTGGGCCTCAACCTCGTCTGCATGTTCGGGGTGGTGGGCTCGACCTACTTCACCACGCAGTACCTCCAGTCGGTACTCGGCATGGGCGCGCTGGAGGCGGCCCTGTGGGCGCTGCTGCCGTCGGTGCCGATCGGGGCGGCGGCGCCGATCGCGACCCAGCTGGTGCAGAAGGGCGTCGACCGCGCCCATGTCGTCACCGCGGGCTTCGCGATCGCCGCGTCCGGCTTCGCGCTACTGGCCCTGGCCGGTACGGACTCGATGGGGCTGGTGCTGACGGCGTGCGGGGTCCTCGCGGTCGGGGGCGTCACGGCCATGTCCCAGATCATGGACCTCGCGCTGGGCACCGCCCCGGTGGAGCGGGCGGGCACAGCGTCCTCGCTGATGGAGACGGGCGCGGAGTTCGGCGGGGCGCTGGGCATGGCGGTCCTCGGCTCCATCGGTACGGCGATCTACCGCCACGAGATCCCGGCCTCGGCGCCGGACGTGGCGCACGAGACGCTGGGCGGCGCGCTGGCCGTCGCCGATCAGGTCCCGGGGCTGGCCGCGGTCGCGCGGGAGGCGTTCACCGACGGGATGCGGGGCGCTGCGATCGCCGGAGCGGTGGTGCTGGCGGGCGCGGCGGTGCTGGCGGCGGTCACGCTGCGGCGGGTGCACGTGCGGGAGCCCGCGAAGGCCTCGGAACCGGACAAGGTCCTGGCATGA
- the serA gene encoding phosphoglycerate dehydrogenase encodes MSSKPVVLIAEELSPATVDALGPDFEIRHCNGADRAELLPAIAEVDAILIRSATKVDAEAIAAAKKLKVVARAGVGLDNVDVSAATKAGVMVVNAPTSNIVTAAELACGLLVATARHIPQANAALKNGEWKRSKYTGVELAEKTLGVVGLGRIGALVAQRMSGFGMKVVAYDPYIQPARAAQMGVKVLSLDELLEVSDFITVHLPKTPETVGLIGDEALRKVKPSVRIVNAARGGIVDEEALYSALKEGRVAGAGLDVYAKEPCTDSPLFEFDQVVATPHLGASTDEAQEKAGIAVARSVRLALAGELVPDAVNVQGGVIAEDVKPGLPLAERLGRIFTALAGEVAVRLDVEVYGEITQHDVKVLELSALKGVFEDVVDETVSYVNAPLFAQERGVEVRLTTSSESSDHRNVVTVRGTLGNGEEVSVSGTLAGPKHLQKIVAVGDYDVDLALADHMVVLKYEDRPGVVGTVGRIFGEAGINIAGMQVSRAVAGGEALAVLTVDDTVPAGVLTEVAEEIGATSARAVNLA; translated from the coding sequence GTGAGCTCGAAACCCGTCGTACTCATCGCTGAAGAGCTGTCGCCCGCCACCGTGGACGCGCTTGGCCCCGACTTCGAGATCCGCCACTGCAACGGAGCAGACCGAGCCGAACTGCTCCCGGCCATCGCCGAAGTGGACGCGATCCTGATCCGCTCCGCCACCAAGGTCGACGCCGAGGCGATCGCCGCCGCCAAGAAGCTCAAGGTCGTCGCGCGAGCCGGCGTCGGCCTGGACAACGTCGACGTCTCCGCCGCCACCAAGGCCGGCGTGATGGTCGTCAACGCCCCCACCTCGAACATCGTGACCGCCGCCGAGCTGGCCTGCGGTCTCCTCGTCGCCACCGCCCGCCACATCCCGCAGGCCAACGCCGCGCTGAAGAACGGCGAGTGGAAGCGCAGCAAGTACACGGGTGTGGAGCTCGCCGAGAAGACCCTCGGTGTCGTGGGTCTGGGCCGTATCGGTGCGCTGGTCGCCCAGCGCATGTCCGGCTTCGGCATGAAGGTCGTGGCCTACGACCCCTACATCCAGCCCGCGCGCGCCGCCCAGATGGGCGTCAAGGTGCTGTCGCTGGACGAGCTGCTCGAGGTCTCCGACTTCATCACCGTCCACCTGCCCAAGACCCCCGAGACCGTCGGCCTCATCGGCGACGAGGCGCTGCGCAAGGTCAAGCCGAGCGTGCGCATCGTCAACGCCGCGCGCGGCGGGATCGTCGACGAGGAGGCGCTGTACTCCGCCCTCAAGGAGGGCCGGGTCGCCGGTGCCGGTCTCGACGTGTACGCGAAGGAGCCCTGCACGGACTCCCCGCTGTTCGAGTTCGACCAGGTCGTCGCCACCCCGCACCTCGGTGCCTCCACCGACGAGGCGCAGGAGAAGGCCGGTATCGCCGTCGCCCGCTCGGTGCGTCTCGCCCTCGCCGGTGAGCTCGTGCCGGACGCGGTGAACGTCCAGGGGGGCGTCATCGCCGAGGACGTCAAGCCGGGTCTGCCGCTCGCCGAGCGCCTGGGCCGTATCTTCACGGCGCTCGCCGGTGAGGTCGCGGTCCGCCTCGACGTCGAGGTCTACGGCGAGATCACCCAGCACGATGTGAAGGTGCTGGAGCTCAGCGCCCTCAAGGGTGTCTTCGAGGACGTCGTCGACGAGACGGTGTCCTACGTCAACGCCCCGCTGTTCGCCCAGGAGCGCGGCGTCGAGGTGCGGCTGACGACCAGCTCGGAGTCGTCCGACCACCGCAACGTCGTCACCGTGCGCGGCACGCTCGGCAACGGCGAGGAGGTGTCGGTCTCCGGCACCCTGGCCGGCCCCAAGCACCTCCAGAAGATCGTCGCGGTCGGCGACTACGACGTGGACCTCGCGCTCGCCGACCACATGGTCGTCCTGAAGTACGAGGACCGTCCGGGTGTCGTCGGCACCGTCGGCCGCATCTTCGGTGAGGCGGGCATCAACATCGCCGGCATGCAGGTCTCGCGTGCCGTCGCCGGTGGCGAGGCGCTGGCCGTCCTCACCGTCGACGACACGGTGCCCGCCGGGGTGCTGACCGAGGTCGCCGAGGAGATCGGGGCGACGTCCGCCCGTGCGGTGAACCTGGCCTGA
- the ilvC gene encoding ketol-acid reductoisomerase has protein sequence MAELFYDADADLSIIQGRKVAVIGYGSQGHAHALSLRDSGVDVRVGLHEGSKSKAKAEEQGLRVVSPSEAAAEADVIMILVPDPIQAQVYEEHIAPNLSDGDALFFGHGLNIRYGFIKPPAGVDVCMVAPKGPGHLVRRQYEEGRGVPCIAAVEQDATGNAFALALSYAKGIGGTRAGVIKTTFTEETETDLFGEQAVLCGGTAALVKAGFETLTEAGYQPEIAYFECLHELKLIVDLMYEGGLEKMRWSISETAEWGDYVTGPRIITDATKAEMKKVLAEIQDGTFAQAWMDEYHGGLKKYNEYKTADSEHLLETTGKELRKLMSWVNEEA, from the coding sequence GTGGCCGAGCTGTTCTACGACGCCGACGCCGACCTGTCCATCATCCAGGGCCGCAAGGTCGCGGTCATCGGTTACGGCAGCCAGGGCCACGCCCACGCGCTGTCGCTCCGTGACTCGGGTGTCGACGTCCGCGTCGGTCTGCACGAGGGCTCCAAGTCCAAGGCGAAGGCCGAGGAGCAGGGCCTGCGCGTGGTGAGCCCGTCGGAGGCCGCCGCCGAGGCCGACGTCATCATGATCCTCGTCCCGGACCCGATCCAGGCCCAGGTCTACGAGGAGCACATCGCCCCGAACCTGAGCGACGGCGACGCCCTGTTCTTCGGCCACGGCCTGAACATCCGCTACGGCTTCATCAAGCCCCCGGCCGGCGTGGACGTCTGCATGGTCGCCCCGAAGGGCCCGGGCCACCTGGTGCGCCGTCAGTACGAGGAGGGCCGCGGCGTTCCGTGTATCGCCGCCGTCGAGCAGGACGCCACGGGCAACGCCTTCGCGCTGGCCCTGTCGTACGCCAAGGGCATCGGCGGCACCCGCGCCGGCGTCATCAAGACGACCTTCACCGAGGAGACCGAGACCGACCTGTTCGGTGAGCAGGCCGTTCTCTGCGGTGGTACGGCCGCGCTGGTCAAGGCCGGTTTCGAGACGCTGACCGAGGCCGGCTACCAGCCGGAGATCGCGTACTTCGAGTGCCTGCACGAGCTGAAGCTGATCGTGGACCTCATGTACGAGGGCGGTCTGGAGAAGATGCGCTGGTCGATCTCCGAGACCGCCGAGTGGGGCGACTACGTCACCGGCCCGCGGATCATCACCGACGCCACCAAGGCCGAGATGAAGAAGGTCCTCGCCGAGATCCAGGACGGCACCTTCGCCCAGGCCTGGATGGACGAGTACCACGGCGGTCTGAAGAAGTACAACGAGTACAAGACGGCCGACTCCGAGCACCTGCTGGAGACCACCGGCAAGGAGCTGCGCAAGCTCATGAGCTGGGTGAACGAGGAGGCGTAA
- the ilvN gene encoding acetolactate synthase small subunit: MSKHTLSVLVENTPGILARIAALFSRRGFNIDSLAVGVTEHPDISRITIVVNVEDLPLEQVTKQLNKLVNVLKIVELEPGSAVQRELVLVKVRADNETRSQIVEIVQLFRAKTVDVSPEAVTIEATGSSDKLSAMLKMLEPYGIKELVQSGTIAIGRGARSITDRSLRALDRSA; encoded by the coding sequence ATGTCCAAGCACACGCTCTCCGTCCTGGTGGAGAACACGCCGGGCATCCTCGCCCGGATCGCAGCCCTGTTCTCCCGCCGCGGCTTCAACATCGACTCGCTCGCGGTCGGCGTCACCGAGCACCCCGACATCTCCCGCATCACCATCGTGGTGAACGTCGAGGACCTCCCGCTGGAGCAGGTGACGAAGCAGCTCAACAAGCTCGTCAACGTGCTGAAGATCGTCGAGCTGGAGCCGGGTTCGGCCGTTCAGCGCGAACTCGTTCTGGTGAAGGTGCGCGCCGACAACGAGACGCGCTCCCAGATCGTCGAGATCGTCCAGCTGTTCCGCGCCAAGACCGTCGACGTCTCCCCGGAGGCCGTGACGATCGAGGCCACCGGCAGCAGCGACAAGCTGTCCGCCATGCTGAAGATGCTGGAGCCGTACGGCATCAAGGAGCTCGTCCAGTCCGGCACGATCGCGATCGGCCGCGGCGCCCGTTCGATCACGGACCGGTCGCTGCGCGCCCTGGACCGCTCGGCCTGA
- a CDS encoding acetolactate synthase large subunit, with the protein MPMTEQATGAHHPQPRPRSGGHQSAPEHVTGAQSLIRSLEEVGADTVFGIPGGAILPAYDPLMDSTRVRHVLVRHEQGAGHAATGYAQATGKVGVCMATSGPGATNLVTPIADAHMDSVPLVAITGQVASKAIGTDAFQEADIVGITMPITKHNFLVTKAEDIPRIIAQAFHIASTGRPGPVLVDIAKDALQAKTTFSWPPTMDLPGYRPVTKPHAKQIREAAKLITSAKRPVLYVGGGVIKAGATAELKVLAELTGAPVTTTLMALGAFPDSHPLHVGMPGMHGAVTAVTALQKADLIVALGARFDDRVTGKLDSFAPYAKIVHADIDPAEIGKNRAADVPIVGDAREVIADLVQAVQKEHAEGHQGDYSAWWKDLSRWRETYPLGYDQPEDGSLSPQQVIERIGQLAPEGTIFAAGVGQHQMWAAHFVQYEKPATWLNSGGAGTMGYAVPAAMGAKAGAPDKAVWAIDGDGCFQMTNQELTTCALNNIPIKVAIINNGALGMVRQWQTLFYNQRYSNTVLHSGPEADGKQPSAGTRVPDFVKLSEAMGCYAIRCESPEDLDKVIEEANSINDRPVVIDFIVHEDAMVWPMVAAGTSNDEIMAARDVRPDFGDNEDD; encoded by the coding sequence ATGCCGATGACCGAGCAGGCCACCGGGGCCCATCACCCGCAGCCGCGGCCCCGATCCGGAGGACACCAGTCCGCCCCCGAGCACGTCACGGGTGCGCAGTCCCTCATCCGCTCTCTCGAGGAGGTCGGGGCCGACACGGTATTCGGCATTCCCGGCGGTGCGATCCTTCCGGCGTACGACCCGCTGATGGACTCCACCAGGGTCCGCCACGTCCTGGTCCGCCACGAGCAGGGCGCCGGTCACGCCGCCACCGGTTACGCGCAGGCCACCGGCAAGGTCGGCGTCTGCATGGCGACCTCCGGCCCCGGCGCCACCAACCTGGTCACGCCGATCGCCGACGCCCACATGGACTCGGTGCCGCTCGTGGCGATCACCGGGCAGGTGGCCTCCAAGGCGATCGGTACGGACGCCTTCCAGGAGGCGGACATCGTCGGCATCACGATGCCGATCACCAAGCACAACTTCCTGGTCACCAAGGCCGAGGACATCCCGCGGATCATCGCGCAGGCGTTCCACATCGCCTCCACCGGCCGCCCCGGCCCGGTCCTGGTCGACATCGCCAAGGACGCCCTCCAGGCGAAGACCACCTTCTCCTGGCCGCCCACCATGGACCTGCCCGGCTACCGGCCCGTCACCAAGCCGCACGCCAAGCAGATCCGCGAGGCCGCCAAGCTCATCACCTCCGCGAAGCGCCCCGTCCTCTACGTCGGCGGCGGCGTGATCAAGGCCGGCGCCACCGCCGAGCTGAAGGTCCTCGCGGAACTCACCGGAGCGCCCGTCACCACCACCCTGATGGCGCTCGGCGCATTCCCCGACAGCCACCCGCTGCACGTGGGAATGCCGGGCATGCACGGTGCGGTCACCGCCGTCACCGCGCTGCAGAAGGCCGACCTGATCGTCGCCCTCGGAGCCCGCTTCGACGACCGCGTCACCGGCAAGCTGGACAGCTTCGCCCCGTACGCCAAGATCGTCCACGCCGACATCGACCCCGCCGAGATCGGCAAGAACCGCGCCGCCGACGTGCCGATCGTCGGTGACGCCCGCGAGGTCATCGCCGACCTGGTCCAGGCCGTCCAGAAGGAGCACGCCGAGGGCCACCAGGGCGACTACAGCGCCTGGTGGAAGGACCTCAGCCGCTGGCGCGAGACCTACCCGCTCGGCTACGACCAGCCCGAGGACGGCTCCCTGTCCCCGCAGCAGGTCATCGAGCGCATCGGCCAACTCGCCCCGGAGGGCACGATCTTCGCGGCGGGCGTCGGCCAGCACCAGATGTGGGCCGCGCACTTCGTCCAGTACGAGAAGCCAGCCACCTGGCTGAACTCCGGCGGCGCCGGAACCATGGGCTACGCGGTCCCGGCCGCGATGGGCGCCAAGGCCGGAGCCCCGGACAAGGCGGTCTGGGCGATCGACGGCGACGGCTGCTTCCAGATGACCAATCAGGAGCTCACCACCTGCGCCCTGAACAACATCCCGATCAAGGTCGCCATCATCAACAACGGCGCCCTCGGGATGGTCCGCCAGTGGCAGACCCTCTTCTACAACCAGCGCTACTCCAACACCGTGCTGCACAGCGGCCCCGAGGCCGACGGCAAGCAGCCGAGCGCCGGCACCCGCGTCCCCGACTTCGTGAAGCTGTCGGAGGCCATGGGCTGCTACGCGATCCGCTGTGAGTCGCCGGAGGACCTCGACAAGGTCATCGAAGAGGCGAACTCCATCAACGACCGCCCGGTCGTCATCGACTTCATCGTCCACGAGGACGCGATGGTCTGGCCGATGGTCGCCGCCGGCACCTCCAACGACGAGATCATGGCCGCCCGGGACGTCCGCCCCGACTTCGGCGACAACGAAGACGACTGA